In the genome of Flavobacteriaceae bacterium YJPT1-3, the window GAAGGTAAGCCGGAAGCTATGCTTGATAATATTGCTAAAGGTAAAATCAAGCGGTTCTTTAAAGACAATACCCTGGTTAATCAGGATTTCATTAAAGACAGTAAACAAAGCGTAAGTCAATACGTTAAAAGTAACGCCAACGCAGAGGTTGTTGCTTTTGAGCGTGTCGCTTTAGGCTAATCACATACTTCCCTTAAGGAATATTAGGGAAACTAAACCCGCTCTCCAATGGAGAGCGGGTTTTTTTATTGGTTAGGCTTCTATCCTTTACAGCCTTCTATTCATTTATTTTTGCCTGATAAACCTAATAATTTCCTAATTTTACGCGGCTTTCGTTCACGCTGTTCGAGCTGTCAATTCCCACAACATGCAGTATAAAAGAATCCTACTTAAACTCTCCGGTGAAGCGCTCATGGGCAATCGTCAATACGGTATTGATCCTGAACGATTGGCAGAATATGCCTCAGAGATCAAAAAAGTGGTCGACAAAGGCATCCAGGTCGCAATCGTAATTGGAGGCGGTAATATTTTTAGAGGAGTTGCCGGAGCCAGTAAAGGCATGGATCGGGTGCAGGGAGATCACATGGGCATGCTGGCCACAGTGATCAACGGCCTGGCCCTGCAAAGCGCTTGTGAAGATGCGGGAATCCCTACCCGTCTGCAATCAGCCATCAAAATCAATGAAGTAGCAGAGCCTTTCATTCGCCGTAAGGCCATCAGGCATATGGAAAAAGGGCGTATTGTGATCTTTGGAGGAGGCACAGGAAACCCATACTTCACTACCGACTCTGCCGCTGTACTTCGTGCCATTGAAATTGACGCCGATGTGATCCTTAAAGGCACCCGTGTTGATGGCATCTATACCAGTGATCCTGAAAAAAACAAGGAAGCCACAAAATTTGACTTTATTTCCTTTGACGAAGTGCTTAAAAAAGGCCTGAAAGTGATGGACACCACCGCTTTCACCCTCAGTCAGGAGAATAAATTGCCGATCATTGTTTTTGATATGAATAAAGAGGGAAATCTCCTGAAAGTGGTTTCCGGAGAAAATATAGGAACCACGGTAAATCTGTAGTCCATCTTTTGGTGCAATTTTTGTAAAATTGTGTATCGCTAAGAATTAAAAATACTATGAACGAAGAACTTCAAATGATCATCGAAGAGGCCGAAGAGTCCATGCAACGGGCCATTGTCCACCTTCAAAAACAATTGGTGAATATTCGAGCAGGTAAGGCAGCTCCTTCTATGGTCTCCGGTGTGATGGTTGATTATTACGGCAGTGCTACTCCGCTTCCGCAGGTAGCTAACATCAATACTCCCGATGGCCGTACCATTTCCATTCAACCTTGGGAAAAGGCGTTGATTGGCGATATAGAGCGAGCCATCATGAATGCCAATTTAGGATTCAATCCTCAAAACAATGGAGAAAGCGTGATCATCAACATTCCGCCTCTTACGGAAGAACGCCGCAAGGAATTAGTAAAACAAGCTAAGGCAGAAGCCGAAGAAGCCAAAATTGGTGTCCGTAACGACCGTAAGGTGGCTAATAATGATATTAAAAAGGTGGACGATGCTTCTGAAGATGAAAAGGCCAATGCCGAAGTTGACATTCAAACCCTGACCGATAAATACATTGAACGTATCGATGAAATTCTGGTTGTAAAAGAAAAAGAGATCCTCACCGTTTAAGGTATTAGAAGACACCTTTTAAAGCGACCTTTTGGTCGCTTTTTTTCTTACATTTAAAAGACACGAACTCCTAGCGCTCTTGAAATATTTCCTGCCCTTCTTCTTCCTTTTAGTCTCGACCTATGCCGGGGCACAACAACGAGATCAAAGCGCGGGAGAGCTTATTCAGCGGGCCATTCAGAACCGAAGTGATAACGATCCGCGAAAGCGATTAGACACCTACGGCTATTTGGTTTATGAAAAAACGGTGATCACCGACAGTGTGCAGGAAACTCCACACGACTACCTCTCTGAAAAAGTAAGTAGCATTGTCTTCTCTGAGGAGGATGATTTTACAGAACGGGTCATCGGTTTTCAGCTCGCAGGGTTTGATACGCCCCGTTATGAAGTACTCGCTATCGATTTACAGTCGCGCTCCTTCTACGACGAGGACTTTGTTATTTTCAATAATCGCTATGCCGGGATTCTCAGCAAACGAGGGTTGAAAAATTACAATTACCGTATTGAGGACACTACAGTCATCAACGGCCGACCCAGTATCGCTCTGGCCTTTGCTCCTAAACGCCCCAAAACGGTTCCAGGATTATCTGGAGCCCTTTATCTGGATCAGGAGACCCTGGCCATTCAGCGGGTAAATATCAGCCTGGTGGATGAATTGATCATTCAACTGGATCAATCCTATAATTACCTGGCCACCCAAAATATCTATCTGCCCAAAGAGCGTAATCTTCAGATCTCTAAAGGAACTAATGCACAACGTCTCTCATTTTTTGGAGGTCGCATTTCCATAGGCACAGTGAGTGGAGAAGTGTTAGAAGATATGGTACGGAAAAATCAACTGAACAGTACGACCCGCTATCAAGACTATACCCTGGGTAAAGAAGCCCTGACCACTCCCTTCCTTACCGGGGCTAAGGCCGCAGAACCCGCCGAAAAACCAATCACCACCATTACTGTCTTGGAAGGTGCCGCCAATCAACCGGAATCATTTTGGCAGGAATACCGTACTGAAGCGCTTTCGGAAAAAGATAAAAGAAGTTTTAGAGCCATCGAAAAGATCGTCAAGGCAGAGAACATAGAGCGCCGACTGGGTCGAATTGACAATTTCAGTATCGGCTATTTCTCCCTCAATTTTTTTGATGCCGATCTCACCTATCCCGTAAAATTCAATAACTATGAAGGTCTTCGACTGGGGTTTGGTGGGGTTACCAATGCCCTGTTTTCTGAGCGCATTCGACTGGAAGGGTATGCGGCCTATGGTTTTAAAGATCAGGAATTCAAATATGGAGGTGGGGGTGGCTATCTGCTGGATCCCGATCGGGGAGTCTGGTGGAGCGCCAGCTTCAACAAAGACCTGGAAGAGGTGGGAAGCTATGCCTACCTGACCGATAGACGGGTGTATTCTTTGTTTGAACCCCGCCTGGTCAACATCAACCTGTTTTACAAACACCGCACCCTGCGGACCAATCTCGAATACCGTCTTACCCCCAAAGTGCTCACCGAATTTCAGTTGGCACACCGACGCATCGAACAAACTACCCCGTACCGATTTGTACTCGACAATCAGGAATACAGCGATTATGATATCACAGAGGCAACCTTCGGCCTGCGCTGGAGTCCGCGCAGTAAATTCCTGAAGTCTCCGGCAGGGCTCACTGAAATTCAGAATCAATACCCCATCGTTACCGCTCAGCTCTCCCAAGGTTTTGATGGTTTGGGAGGATCTTTCAATTATACTAAGCTGGGCGCAAAGGCTTTTTACCGTTTGGATCGACTCAATAAAAGTGCGACCGAGATTTTAGTCGAAGGCAATCTGGGCTTTGGCGAACTTCCGTTGTCTCATCTCTTTCACGCCTACCCTAACGCCCCGACCAAAGAGACCATTTTACAACGCTTCTCCGTGGCCGGAGTCAATAGTTTTGAAACCATGTTCTTTGGCGAGTTTTTTTCGGATCAATTGTTTATGGCTCAAATCAAACACCGCCTGCGTCCCTTCGATCTTGGAGAAAAATTCAAGCCGGAAATGGTGCTGATCACCCGCTATGCCTTAGGCGACGTCAGCAATCAAGAGCGGCATCAGGATATCAGTTTTAATTCGCTAAGGTATGGCTATACCGAAAGCGGTTTTGAAATCAATAAACTCTTCTTCGGTTTTGGAACCAGTTTAACCTATCGCTACGGCGCTTATCATTTACCCGACTTTGAAGATAATATTGCTCTAAAATTCACCTTCTACCTCGCCTTGTAATTTTCCAATATCCGGATCGGTCAGCGTACTTAAAATAAGTACCTTTGCCGTCTCAAAGACCTGCTATGGCTAAGCTTTTTACCTTGGGATTCTGGGGACGTGTGGCTCAGATTATTCTGCGCAACCGAACCCTGATTCTTACCCTCCTGGTGATCAGCACCGTCTTTATGGCCATGCAATGGCAACATATGCGCTTCACCTACACCGAAGCGAATTTATTGCCTGACGATCATGAGGTCAACGTCGCCTACGACGAATTCTTGGGGCAATTTGGCGAAGAAGGAAATCTCATCGTTTTGGGTATCAAAGACCCGGAACTCTTTACCCCGGAAAAACTCAATGCCTGGAACTCACTGGGGAGTACGATTGATCAATTTCCTGAAATCACCTTTTCTGTTACGCTTAAGGATTTACAACTGCTACAAAAGGAAGAAAATCCGCAGCGTTTCGATCTGGTTCCCTTCATTAGCGATAGCATTACGACCTCGGCTCAGGCTAAGGCCTATAAAGAGCAACTATTTGAAGATCTTCCCTTCTATGAAAATCTGATCTACAACAAAGAAACCGGAACGGTGCGCTCTGCCTTTTACATGGATAAGAGCATCGTCAACACCTCGGTACGTAAAGACTTTATCCTTAAGAAATTAGTCCCTCTGCTTAAGGATTTTAAAGAAGAAACGGGGCTGGATGTGCGCACCAGTGGGATGCCCTATATCAGAACGCTCAACTCCAAGAATATCATCGATGAGATCGGCCTTTTTGTGGGTGCTGCACTTTTGGTCACTTCGTTGATCTTTTTCTTCTTTTTTCGCTCTTACCGGGCCACCTTTATCTCTATGCTGACCGTGATTGTAGGGGTGATGTGGGCCTTTGGATTTTTGGGTCTTCTTCGCTACGAGATCACCGTTCTTACGGCTCTAATCCCACCTTTGATCATTGTCATTGGTATCCCCAATTGTATTTTCCTGATCAATAAATACCAGCAGGAATACAAAAAACACGGAAACAAAGTGAAAGCCCTGCAACGGGTGATCACTAAAATTGGGAATGCCACGCTCATGACCAATCTGACCACGGCCTCCGGTTTTGCTACTTTTATCCTGACCAACAGTTCGTTGCTCAAAGAATTTGGGGTGGTGGCCTCCATCAATATCGTGGCTATTTTTCTATTGTCGCTGTTGATCATTCCGATTGTCTACAGCTACATGAACCCGCCCAAAGACAAGCACTTGAGGCATCTGGAAAAAACCTGGATCGCCAATTTTGTAGAGTGGATGGTGCGCATGGTCAGACACAAGCGTATTGCCATCTACCTCACGTCGCTAGTCCTGCTGATCGCCAGCATCATTGGGATTTACAAAATCAAGATCTCCGGAAGTCTGATCGAAGACATGCCTAAGAAAACCGCATTCTTTGAAGACATTCGCTTCTTTGAAGAGGAATTTGATGGGATCATGCCCCTGGAAATTCTGATCGATACCAAACGTCCCAAAGGGGTACTGAAATTACCTACGCTCAAACGTATGGATGAGTTGGGTGAGACCATCGATGAGATTCCCGAGCTATCCAAGCCCATCTCCATTGTCAATTTGGTCAAATATTCGAAGCAGGCCTTTTATGGAGGCAATCCCGATTTTTATCAGATCCCTACTTCTAACGAACGGAATTTCATCCTGCCCTACGCCAGTAGTTTTTCAGAACAGGCCGGTTTGATGGACAGTTATGTAGACAGCACTGGCCAGTACGCTCGAATGACCACCTTTATGAGAGACATTGGGACCGATCGTATGGAGCGCATCGAAGAAAATCTCCTGGAAAAGATCACTACTATTTTTCCAGAGGACCGCTACGAAGTTACCCTGACCGGAAAAGCTCTGGTTTTTCAAAAAGGCACCAATTACCTGATCCAGAATCTGGTCATAAGCTTGTCACTGGCCATTCTGTTGATCGCCTTATTTATGGCCTGGATGTTCCGTTCGTTGCGGATGATCATTGTGTCTCTAGTGCCCAATCTACTGCCTTTGCTGGTCACTGCCGGACTCATGGGCTATTTGGGAGTACCCATTAAGCCGTCCACCATTCTGGTTTTCAGTATTGCTTTTGGTATTTCAGTCGATGACACCATACATTTTTTAGCCAAATACAGACAGGAACTGCGCACTACACGATGGAAAATTAAAACCTCTGTGTACGAATCTATCCGTGAAACCGGGGTCAGTATGTTCTATACCTCCATTGTGCTCTTCTTTGGCTTCTCGGTCTTCATGATCAGTAGTTTTGGAGGTACGGTAGCCTTAGGCGGACTGGTCTCGGTGACCCTGGTCTTTGCCATGCTAGCCAATTTACTCCTGCTTCCCTCGCTGCTGTTATCGCTTGAACGCAACATCGCCGACAAGAAAATCTTTAAAAAACCAAGCCTGCAGATCATTGAAGAGGAGGATGAGGAGGATGTTTCGCTTTCGCGAAAGCGCAAAAAGAGTAAGGGAAAGACCAACACCTCAGTGACCTACACTTCAGATACAGATTAAGAGCTAGGGGGCAAACGCTGCGGCGGCATCTGAAGTTGGCGAACTTCTACTGAACGCCTATATTTGCCCCACTTTACGCATAATTTTGATCTCATGAAGCAAGAACAGATTGTCGACATTCTACAAAGCGAGCAACTTCATCGTACACTGACGGTTAAAGGGTGGGTACGTTCTTTTCGAGCGAATCGATTTATTGCCTTAAATGATGGCTCCACCTTGCAAAATTTGCAATGTGTAGTCGATTTTGAGCATACGGATGAACGTATCCTAAAGCGCATTACCGTAGGAGCTGCTATTGCCGTGACCGGAGAATTGGTGGAGTCGCAAGGAGCGGGACAGCGGGTCGAACTGACGGTTGCCGAAGTGGAAATTCTAGGGGATGCTGATCCTGAAGAGGTCAAAAAAACCATACTGCAGCCCAAGCGACACAGTTTAGAAAAACTACGCGAGCAAGCGCATTTACGCGTACGTACGAATACCTTTGGAGCCATCATGCGATTGCGCTCTAAGTTGGCATTTGCCGTACATGAATACTTCAACAACAATGGTTTTTACTACGTACATACTCCGGTGATCACCGGCAGTGATGCCGAAGGAGCCGGTGAAATGTTTCGCGTAAGCTCGTTGGATCCCAAGGCCATTCCATTGGATGAGCAAGGTAACGTAGATTATAAAAAAGACTTCTTTGGTAAAGAGACCAACCTTACCGTTTCTGGTCAGTTGGAAGCAGAGACTTATGCCCTGGGTTTAGGCCAGGTATATACCTTTGGCCCCACCTTTAGAGCAGAGAACTCCAATACTTCCCGCCATTTGGCAGAGTTCTGGATGATCGAGCCGGAGGTGGCCTTTTGTGATCTGGACGGCAATATGGACCTGGCCGAAGATTTCATCAAATATGTGATCAATTATATCTTGGAAAACTGCCAGGAAGATCTGGAATTTCTCGAGCAACGCCTGGAGCAGGAAGATAAAGCCAAGCCTCAGGCCGAACGCTCCCCAATGGTACTCCGCGAGAAATTGAGATTTGTAGTGGAGAACAACTTTAAGCGGGTGAGCTATACCGAAGCCATTGAGATTCTACGTAATTCCAAACCCAACAAAAAGAAAAAATTCAATTACCTCATTGAGGAATGGGGCGCCGATCTACAAAGTGAACATGAGCGCTATCTGGTCGAAAAGCACTTCAATGCTCCGGTCATCTTGTTTGACTATCCGGCCAATATCAAGGCTTTTTATATGCGGTTAAACGAAGATGGCAAGACGGTGCGCGCCATGGATATTCTCTTTCCGGGCATAGGCGAAATCGTAGGTGGTTCCCAACGGGAAGAACGATTGGAAGTCCTGCAGGAGAAAATGAAAGCCCTCGACATTTCAGAAGAAGAACTGTGGTGGTATTTGGACACGCGTCGCTTTGGAACTTGCGTCCATAGTGGCTTTGGTCTGGGCTTCGAACGCCTGGTCCTATTTGCTACCGGCATGAGCAATATTCGCGATGTCATTCCGTATCCGCGTACACCACAGAACGCGTCTTTTTAGGGCTTCAAAATTTAGAGAACACATTCAAAAGCCACCGGTTTGCAGTAGTCTCCGGTGGCTTTTGCGTTAATTAACCTGAGCAAAAGGGGGTAAACCCCCCTAATTCTGGGGAGGATTTTTAATTGATTTCAAATTGAGTTACTTTAACAGTCTAATCAACACCATTGATCATGAAAATCATCAAAACCCTTTTCGCTCTTGTTTTTATGAGCGTTGCCTTCCTGGCTTGTGAGCAGGCCAAACCTCATGAGGAGGAGCACATGGAAAAACCTGTCGATCCGCCTACACAAATAATCCCCGTTGAGGACGCTGAGATACTGGCACAAGATTATCGCAGAAATCGCATTCCACTCATCGAAGAATTCCAGAATAGGGATGACAACGGAGAGCCCATTGATCCGGAGGATCCGGAATACGTACGAGCCACCCAAGCGTTAACCGTGGATTTTGAAACGCTGAAAACCTATATTACCTATATCGAGCAACAGGCGGATTCGGCCAAAATAAACATTAGCGGATTGCGCATTTATCTAGGGAAGTATCCCAATGCGGGTAAATTTCCGGACGGACGCCCGGTGAAATATCCCAATGCAGAAACGGTGTTCTTAAATCCGGTTGCTCCTTTTGAGAACGCCCAGGGCCAAATGAGTGAGTCCGGTTTTGCGATCGTCACCAACCCGGATGGCACCAAAAAAGCGGTACCCGTTGGACAATTGTTGAATAAAAATATGAAAGGAAATGGACCGCCATACGTCCTAATGTTTCAGGATGATGTGACGGATCTTTCTTTTAATGACATGAATAAAATTCCGCCACCTCAACAAAACGACAATGACTTTTAAAAAATAAGGTAAGGGCATAAGGAAAATGGAAATCTACAGAGATTTTGTCATTCTATTTGAGTTTATGCCCGCCCTATTTGGTTTAATTTATTGGAAAAAAGTTAAGGACAACATCTTATTAAAATGGTTTGTCATTCTGCTGTGGTATACGGCACTTAATGAACACGTCGCTTCGTACTATGGAAATTATATTTCAGAAGAGAAGAACAACATACTTTTTTATACGGTTAAAGGGTTGTTATCCTATATCTTCTATTTTATCTTATTTCTGACTGCCCTTAAGCGACGAGCAAGTAAAATAGTAATATCCGTACTCTTCGGAACTTACCTGATGGTCTCCGTAATTGAATTTACGCAGACTAATATTTTATTAGAAGATCAGACCTTTTCAGAGTATACAGGAAGCGTATTATTGATCATCGCAATACTCTATTACTTTGTGGAGTTGATTGTTTATCAAGGGATCGTAAATCTCAAAGAAAATATTCTGGTCTACATTAGTTCTGGATTACTTCTGTTTGAAGTGGGAATGATACCTATTGGTATTGCCAGAACTATCTTTTTAGATCAACGTGGACCGTTTTGGCAACCATTAACAATCTATCAAGGAATTATTATTTTATTAATGAATTTATTATTTACAGCCGGCTTTATATGGGGCAGGAAGAAATCAGAAATTTAATTTTTTTAGCAGCGGTGACGCTTTTACTTTTTGCGGTGATTTTTTTCATCCTGTTTGCTGCATTTATTAAACGCAAAAACAGCCTGGTTTTAGAACAACAAGAGGCCGAAAAGCGTTATGAGCGATTGATCGCAGAAACACAAATCGAAATTCGTGAGGAAACCTTGCGGAATATCAGTTGGGAATTGCACGATAATATTGGTCAGTTATTGACTCTGGCTAAGATCAAAGCCCAAAATATCATAGGAGGAGATGAAGCCATGATGGAGGTATCAGAAACTATTGGGAAAGGGTTGAACGAACTAAGGGCTTTGTCTAAATCCATCAATCCTGAGGCGATAAAGAACCTGTCACTACATCACTCGGTGCGCCAGGAGGTGGAGCGTTTTAATCGATTACAGTTTCTCGAGGCATCACTGCAGATTGAAGGAGAACCCCGAGTATTGGATGATAAGGTCGAAGTGGTACTGTTTAGGATCTTACAGGAATTCTTTACCAACACCATCAAGCACTCCAAGGCCAGTGCCCTAGAAGTACTTTTAAACTACACCCCCGATCATTTAGAAATTACAGCCAAAGACAATGGAATTGGGTTTACACCTGCTGCAGAAGGAGCGCGGGGAATTGGTCTGGGAAATATGAAAAAAAGAGGAGAATTGATCCAGGCTGATATCACCATCACTTCTACCGCCGATGTAGGCACCGCCCTTCGTATTCATTATAAATATCCGGAATTATGAAAACTCAAGTAGCTGTTGTTGATGACCATACCTTGCTCTCTGAAGCCATTGCT includes:
- the pyrH gene encoding UMP kinase, encoding MQYKRILLKLSGEALMGNRQYGIDPERLAEYASEIKKVVDKGIQVAIVIGGGNIFRGVAGASKGMDRVQGDHMGMLATVINGLALQSACEDAGIPTRLQSAIKINEVAEPFIRRKAIRHMEKGRIVIFGGGTGNPYFTTDSAAVLRAIEIDADVILKGTRVDGIYTSDPEKNKEATKFDFISFDEVLKKGLKVMDTTAFTLSQENKLPIIVFDMNKEGNLLKVVSGENIGTTVNL
- the frr gene encoding ribosome recycling factor; translated protein: MNEELQMIIEEAEESMQRAIVHLQKQLVNIRAGKAAPSMVSGVMVDYYGSATPLPQVANINTPDGRTISIQPWEKALIGDIERAIMNANLGFNPQNNGESVIINIPPLTEERRKELVKQAKAEAEEAKIGVRNDRKVANNDIKKVDDASEDEKANAEVDIQTLTDKYIERIDEILVVKEKEILTV
- the asnS gene encoding asparagine--tRNA ligase translates to MKQEQIVDILQSEQLHRTLTVKGWVRSFRANRFIALNDGSTLQNLQCVVDFEHTDERILKRITVGAAIAVTGELVESQGAGQRVELTVAEVEILGDADPEEVKKTILQPKRHSLEKLREQAHLRVRTNTFGAIMRLRSKLAFAVHEYFNNNGFYYVHTPVITGSDAEGAGEMFRVSSLDPKAIPLDEQGNVDYKKDFFGKETNLTVSGQLEAETYALGLGQVYTFGPTFRAENSNTSRHLAEFWMIEPEVAFCDLDGNMDLAEDFIKYVINYILENCQEDLEFLEQRLEQEDKAKPQAERSPMVLREKLRFVVENNFKRVSYTEAIEILRNSKPNKKKKFNYLIEEWGADLQSEHERYLVEKHFNAPVILFDYPANIKAFYMRLNEDGKTVRAMDILFPGIGEIVGGSQREERLEVLQEKMKALDISEEELWWYLDTRRFGTCVHSGFGLGFERLVLFATGMSNIRDVIPYPRTPQNASF
- a CDS encoding MMPL family transporter; this encodes MAKLFTLGFWGRVAQIILRNRTLILTLLVISTVFMAMQWQHMRFTYTEANLLPDDHEVNVAYDEFLGQFGEEGNLIVLGIKDPELFTPEKLNAWNSLGSTIDQFPEITFSVTLKDLQLLQKEENPQRFDLVPFISDSITTSAQAKAYKEQLFEDLPFYENLIYNKETGTVRSAFYMDKSIVNTSVRKDFILKKLVPLLKDFKEETGLDVRTSGMPYIRTLNSKNIIDEIGLFVGAALLVTSLIFFFFFRSYRATFISMLTVIVGVMWAFGFLGLLRYEITVLTALIPPLIIVIGIPNCIFLINKYQQEYKKHGNKVKALQRVITKIGNATLMTNLTTASGFATFILTNSSLLKEFGVVASINIVAIFLLSLLIIPIVYSYMNPPKDKHLRHLEKTWIANFVEWMVRMVRHKRIAIYLTSLVLLIASIIGIYKIKISGSLIEDMPKKTAFFEDIRFFEEEFDGIMPLEILIDTKRPKGVLKLPTLKRMDELGETIDEIPELSKPISIVNLVKYSKQAFYGGNPDFYQIPTSNERNFILPYASSFSEQAGLMDSYVDSTGQYARMTTFMRDIGTDRMERIEENLLEKITTIFPEDRYEVTLTGKALVFQKGTNYLIQNLVISLSLAILLIALFMAWMFRSLRMIIVSLVPNLLPLLVTAGLMGYLGVPIKPSTILVFSIAFGISVDDTIHFLAKYRQELRTTRWKIKTSVYESIRETGVSMFYTSIVLFFGFSVFMISSFGGTVALGGLVSVTLVFAMLANLLLLPSLLLSLERNIADKKIFKKPSLQIIEEEDEEDVSLSRKRKKSKGKTNTSVTYTSDTD
- a CDS encoding DUF5686 family protein, with product MKYFLPFFFLLVSTYAGAQQRDQSAGELIQRAIQNRSDNDPRKRLDTYGYLVYEKTVITDSVQETPHDYLSEKVSSIVFSEEDDFTERVIGFQLAGFDTPRYEVLAIDLQSRSFYDEDFVIFNNRYAGILSKRGLKNYNYRIEDTTVINGRPSIALAFAPKRPKTVPGLSGALYLDQETLAIQRVNISLVDELIIQLDQSYNYLATQNIYLPKERNLQISKGTNAQRLSFFGGRISIGTVSGEVLEDMVRKNQLNSTTRYQDYTLGKEALTTPFLTGAKAAEPAEKPITTITVLEGAANQPESFWQEYRTEALSEKDKRSFRAIEKIVKAENIERRLGRIDNFSIGYFSLNFFDADLTYPVKFNNYEGLRLGFGGVTNALFSERIRLEGYAAYGFKDQEFKYGGGGGYLLDPDRGVWWSASFNKDLEEVGSYAYLTDRRVYSLFEPRLVNINLFYKHRTLRTNLEYRLTPKVLTEFQLAHRRIEQTTPYRFVLDNQEYSDYDITEATFGLRWSPRSKFLKSPAGLTEIQNQYPIVTAQLSQGFDGLGGSFNYTKLGAKAFYRLDRLNKSATEILVEGNLGFGELPLSHLFHAYPNAPTKETILQRFSVAGVNSFETMFFGEFFSDQLFMAQIKHRLRPFDLGEKFKPEMVLITRYALGDVSNQERHQDISFNSLRYGYTESGFEINKLFFGFGTSLTYRYGAYHLPDFEDNIALKFTFYLAL
- a CDS encoding ATP-binding protein produces the protein MTLLLFAVIFFILFAAFIKRKNSLVLEQQEAEKRYERLIAETQIEIREETLRNISWELHDNIGQLLTLAKIKAQNIIGGDEAMMEVSETIGKGLNELRALSKSINPEAIKNLSLHHSVRQEVERFNRLQFLEASLQIEGEPRVLDDKVEVVLFRILQEFFTNTIKHSKASALEVLLNYTPDHLEITAKDNGIGFTPAAEGARGIGLGNMKKRGELIQADITITSTADVGTALRIHYKYPEL